The following coding sequences are from one Purpureocillium takamizusanense chromosome 14, complete sequence window:
- a CDS encoding uncharacterized protein (EggNog:ENOG503NWXD~TransMembrane:12 (o53-77i89-111o123-141i148-168o180-200i212-232o257-279i291-313o319-339i351-373o385-404i411-431o)~COG:G) encodes MKSTPESRSCSSNDGEKQQQGPQRADEEKAQQGSIAGSKGADLGPPPDGGLDAWLVVVGGFFTVFASFGWINCVGIFQDYYQHNQLASYSPSTVAWISSTESFMLFFWGPLAGKLTDEFGPRVPILIGSLLHVFGLMMTSLSKEYYQIILSQSICSGLGCSFLFYPSITALGTWFLKHRALAFGIITAGSSIGGVVLPIMVNHLIARIGFGWAMRTTSFVFLGLLTIGNLTIKSRLPPSRRKFRLADFVTPFSETPFLLLTIASSVIYLGAFLPFNFIIVQAKAEGMSTQLASYMVPIVNAASTFGRIIPAHFGDKYGVFNVMILMTILSGISILAIWLPAHSNAPLITFGAIYGFASGCTLSIIPAMVATISDASKLGTRNGSLYAFAAIGTLIGSPIGGAITNAQGGQFSGLIVFCGVCLLVGAGVTMMSRHVLVGPVLKQKV; translated from the exons ATGAAGTCTACACCAGAATCCCGCTCATGCTCATCGAATGACGGCGAGAAGCAGCAACAAGGTCCACAAAGggcagacgaggagaaggCACAACAAGGGTCCATCGCTGGCTCCAAGGGCGCAGACCTGGGACCCCCTCCAGATGGCGGGCTTGATGCCTGGTTGGTCGTTGTGGGGGGCTTTTTCACCGTCTTCGCCAGCTTCGGATGGATCAACT GCGTTGGCATATTTCAGGACTACTACCAACATAACCAACTGGCATCGTACTCGCCAAGCACTGTCGCCTGGATCTCCTCAACGGAATCTTTCATGCTCTTCTTTTGG GGGCCACTCGCCGGCAAGCTGACCGACGAGTTCGGACCCCGTGTCCCGATCCTAATAGGCTCATTGCTCCATGTGTTCGGCCTCATGATGACGTCCCTCTCCAAGGAGTACTATCAGATCATCTTGTCGCAAAGCATCTGCAGCGGGCTGGGATGCTCGTTCCTCTTCTACCCGT CCATCACTGCACTCGGCACCTGGTTTCTGAAGCACCGCGCCCTCGCTTTCGGCATAATTACCGCTGGGTCCAGCATCGGTGGTGTTGTGCTGCCCATCATGGTGAATCACCTCATCGCACGCATCGGGTTTGGCTGGGCAATGCGAACCACGTCGTTCGTCTTCCTCGGTCTGCTTACCATCGGAAACTTGACCATCAAGTCCCGGCTGCCGCCATCTCGGAGGAAGTTTCGCCTCGCCGACTTCGTGACCCCATTCTCCGAGACCCCCTTCTTACTGCTAACCATCGCCTCCTCCGTCATCTACCTGGGCGCATTCTTGCCGTTTAACTTTATCATCGTTCAGGCCAAGGCAGAAGGAATGTCGACCCAGCTGGCAAGCTACATGGTTCCCATTGTCAATGCAGCATC AACCTTCGGTCGCATCATTCCCGCGCATTTCGGCGACAAGTACGGCGTCTTCAATGTCATGATTCTCATGACGATCCTGAGCGGCATCTCCATTCTCGCAATTTGGCTCCCAGCGCACTCCAACGCGCCGCTCATTACTTTCGGCGCCATCTACGGTTTCGCGTCGGGCTGCACGCTGTCCATCATTCCCGCCATGGTGGCAACCATTTCGGACGCGAGCAAGCTGGGCACGCGGAATGGCTCTTTGTACGCCTTTGCCGCAATCGGCACTCTGATTGGAAGCCCCATCGGAGGCGCCATTACCAACGCGCAAGGCGGGCAGTTTTCCGGGCTCATCGTATTTTGCGGAGTCTGCCTTCTCGTTGGGGCTGGCGTCACAATGATGTCCAGGCATGTACTGGTTGGCCCAGTGCTGAAACAAAAGGTTTAG
- a CDS encoding uncharacterized protein (EggNog:ENOG503NWXD~TransMembrane:10 (o20-38i45-65o77-97i109-129o154-176i188-210o216-236i248-270o282-301i308-328o)~COG:G) — MLFFWGPLAGKLTDEFGPRVPILIGSLLHVFGLMMTSLSKEYYQIILSQSICSGLGCSFLFYPSITALGTWFLKHRALAFGIITAGSSIGGVVLPIMVNHLIARIGFGWAMRTTSFVFLGLLTIGNLTIKSRLPPSRRKFRLADFVTPFSETPFLLLTIASSVIYLGAFLPFNFIIVQAKAEGMSTQLASYMVPIVNAASTFGRIIPAHFGDKYGVFNVMILMTILSGISILAIWLPAHSNAPLITFGAIYGFASGCTLSIIPAMVATISDASKLGTRNGSLYAFAAIGTLIGSPIGGAITNAQGGQFSGLIVFCGVCLLVGAGVTMMSRHVLVGPVLKQKV; from the exons ATGCTCTTCTTTTGG GGGCCACTCGCCGGCAAGCTGACCGACGAGTTCGGACCCCGTGTCCCGATCCTAATAGGCTCATTGCTCCATGTGTTCGGCCTCATGATGACGTCCCTCTCCAAGGAGTACTATCAGATCATCTTGTCGCAAAGCATCTGCAGCGGGCTGGGATGCTCGTTCCTCTTCTACCCGT CCATCACTGCACTCGGCACCTGGTTTCTGAAGCACCGCGCCCTCGCTTTCGGCATAATTACCGCTGGGTCCAGCATCGGTGGTGTTGTGCTGCCCATCATGGTGAATCACCTCATCGCACGCATCGGGTTTGGCTGGGCAATGCGAACCACGTCGTTCGTCTTCCTCGGTCTGCTTACCATCGGAAACTTGACCATCAAGTCCCGGCTGCCGCCATCTCGGAGGAAGTTTCGCCTCGCCGACTTCGTGACCCCATTCTCCGAGACCCCCTTCTTACTGCTAACCATCGCCTCCTCCGTCATCTACCTGGGCGCATTCTTGCCGTTTAACTTTATCATCGTTCAGGCCAAGGCAGAAGGAATGTCGACCCAGCTGGCAAGCTACATGGTTCCCATTGTCAATGCAGCATC AACCTTCGGTCGCATCATTCCCGCGCATTTCGGCGACAAGTACGGCGTCTTCAATGTCATGATTCTCATGACGATCCTGAGCGGCATCTCCATTCTCGCAATTTGGCTCCCAGCGCACTCCAACGCGCCGCTCATTACTTTCGGCGCCATCTACGGTTTCGCGTCGGGCTGCACGCTGTCCATCATTCCCGCCATGGTGGCAACCATTTCGGACGCGAGCAAGCTGGGCACGCGGAATGGCTCTTTGTACGCCTTTGCCGCAATCGGCACTCTGATTGGAAGCCCCATCGGAGGCGCCATTACCAACGCGCAAGGCGGGCAGTTTTCCGGGCTCATCGTATTTTGCGGAGTCTGCCTTCTCGTTGGGGCTGGCGTCACAATGATGTCCAGGCATGTACTGGTTGGCCCAGTGCTGAAACAAAAGGTTTAG
- a CDS encoding uncharacterized protein (EggNog:ENOG503P6HD), giving the protein MAMSMLERLSSRKFDSPHQGAGFFRLPPEVRSTIYDYAFDENVLHIWRAWIAGQVHCQAYRCIDDLDCRQGYSHSLCDSLEEPAHLLGLPFACRQLYIETIQHVYSRFTISIQADLLRKWSDITPAVHMNAVTSLRTTLTRPEEGETEYQKVWELVSKLPNLRNLLVKIIGCETYDGWTPEIQEQVATPIKAVQQPCLETFDLVFVVEGTWFPDDCYLRLQYNGLEWDTFVMDQSQCPAFKGVHPRCRMVGMKSFLHNHPITDNMPTEAELVRWICYFSCSCAYGSPDPEGYDWDEVGQSAQHGFADWEERIAEGRRQYQALMEERDEIGGRGKWNRADMNRIANLMDDNIQRPNRFKWKYPERPSWIKQTTDRVS; this is encoded by the exons ATGGCAATGTCGATGCTAGAGCGCCTGTCATCCAGGAAATTCGATAGCCCTCATCAAGGGGCGGGATTCTTCCGTTTGCCTCCAGAGGTGCGCTCGACCATCTACGATTATGCCTTTGACGAAAACGTTCTTCATATCTGGAGGGCCTGGATTGCCGGCCAAGTTCATTGCCAGGCATACCG GTGCATCGATGATCTGGACTGCAGGCAAGGCTACAGTCATTCCTTGTGTGACAGCCTTGAGGAACCGGCACACCTTCTTGGGCTACCATTTGCATGTCGCCAGCTC TACATCGAGACCATTCAACACGTCTATAGCCGCTTCACCATCAGCATACAAGCTGATCTTCTTCGAAAATGGTCTGACATCACGCCAGCTGTACACATGAATGCTGTCACATCCCTCAGAACAACATTGACACGGCCCGAAGAGGGCGAGACCGAGTACCAAAAGGTATGGGAGCTCGTCTCCAAGTTGCCAAACTTGAGGAACCTGCTGGTCAAAATCATCGGCTGCGAAACGTATGACGGCTGGACCCCTGAGATCCAGGAACAGGTAGCTACGCCCATCAAGGCCGTCCAGCAGCCGTGCTTGGAGACGTTCGACCTGGTGTTTGTCGTTGAGGGCACCTGGTTCCCCGACGACTGCTACCTAAGACTTCAATACAACGGCCTAGAGTGGGACACGTTTGTCATGGACCAGAGTCAGTGCCCTGCGTTTAAAGGTGTCCATCCTCGATGCAGGATGGTGGGAATGAAGAGTTTCCTGCACAATCATCCCATCACCGACAATATGCCCACAGAAGCGGAGCTGGTCCGATGGATATGTTACTTCTCTTGCAGTTGCGCCTATGGGTCCCCAGATCCAGAGGGCTACGATTGGGATGAAGTTGGTCAAAGTGCGCAGCACGGGTTTGCAGACTGGGAAGAGAGGATTGCCGAAGGCAGGCGCCAGTATCAAGCTCTCATGGAAGAGCGGGATGAGattggcggccgcggcaaaTGGAACAGAGCAGACATGAACCGCATTGCAAACCTGATGGACGACAACATACAGCGGCCGAATCGGTTCAAATGGAAGTATCCCgagcggccgagctggatCAAGCAGACAACAGACAGGGTCAGTTAG